One region of Synechococcales cyanobacterium CNB genomic DNA includes:
- a CDS encoding PEP-CTERM sorting domain-containing protein, with amino-acid sequence MKMMATVLAAGIASAACASNVRITEWMYSGNLGEFVEFTNIGNVPVDMTGWSYDDDSRLPGVFDLSGAGTLMPGESFIITEVSPAAFIADWGLSGVTVLGPYTNNLGRNDEINLYDSGGNLVDRFTYGDQAFPGTIRTQTISGNPNSNAALGANDVYQWSLSFIGDVQGSWFSAGGDLGNPGTYIPAPASIALLGLGLASAARRRR; translated from the coding sequence ATGAAGATGATGGCGACCGTTCTCGCGGCCGGCATCGCCTCCGCGGCCTGCGCCAGCAACGTCCGCATCACTGAGTGGATGTACTCCGGTAATCTCGGCGAGTTCGTCGAGTTCACCAACATCGGCAATGTTCCCGTCGATATGACGGGATGGTCCTACGACGACGACAGCCGCCTGCCCGGCGTGTTTGACCTTTCGGGCGCGGGCACCCTGATGCCGGGGGAGAGCTTCATCATCACCGAGGTCTCTCCCGCGGCGTTCATCGCCGATTGGGGCCTCTCCGGCGTCACTGTTCTCGGGCCTTACACCAATAACCTCGGGCGCAACGACGAGATCAATCTCTACGACTCCGGCGGCAACCTCGTGGACCGCTTCACCTACGGCGATCAGGCCTTCCCAGGCACCATCCGCACCCAGACGATCAGCGGCAACCCGAACTCGAACGCCGCTCTCGGCGCCAACGACGTCTACCAGTGGTCGCTCTCGTTCATCGGCGATGTGCAGGGGTCGTGGTTCTCGGCAGGCGGCGACCTCGGCAATCCGGGAACTTACATCCCGGCTCCCGCGTCGATCGCTCTGCTGGGCCTCGGGCTGGCGTCCGCCGCTCGCCGCCGTCGCTGA
- a CDS encoding DUF1559 domain-containing protein: MAYTQPSRSGFTLIELLVVIAIIALLIGLLLPALGQAREVARQAVCASNLRQIGVAFTSYAGSWKGTYGSGPWDNRTNRGYGPADEAGWVADMVNGEYGRPGEMLCPSLPAKFSQNLIMERLNDKPFKPFTEEERDLLIQRGFNTNYTQSWYMGLTELRYPRGGEGVPFPDTKNPKDCVGPLNDRYMVMAPPDAVPLMADARTDTLSGNDQITYKGQKYPAVKQMTDGPVIDPATKWFAWQNYTDFGPAHGKGAMSISKKGHDRVIGNFAFADGHVDSFRDINGDKEFGGRLQGGEYTYPDLEGRVFGGILSSGRYR, translated from the coding sequence ATGGCGTACACGCAGCCTTCCCGTTCGGGCTTCACGCTCATCGAACTGCTCGTCGTCATCGCGATCATCGCGCTACTGATCGGCCTGCTCCTGCCGGCGCTCGGGCAGGCGCGCGAGGTGGCGCGTCAGGCCGTGTGCGCGAGCAACCTGCGCCAGATCGGCGTTGCGTTCACCTCGTACGCGGGCTCCTGGAAGGGAACGTACGGCTCAGGCCCCTGGGACAACCGCACGAACCGGGGCTACGGACCTGCCGACGAGGCCGGTTGGGTCGCGGACATGGTGAACGGCGAGTACGGCAGGCCGGGCGAGATGCTCTGCCCCAGCCTGCCCGCGAAGTTCAGCCAGAACCTCATCATGGAACGGCTGAACGACAAGCCGTTCAAGCCGTTCACCGAAGAGGAGCGCGACCTGCTGATCCAGCGCGGCTTCAACACCAACTACACGCAGTCCTGGTACATGGGCCTCACCGAGCTGCGATACCCGCGCGGCGGAGAAGGCGTGCCGTTTCCCGACACGAAGAACCCCAAGGACTGCGTCGGCCCGCTGAACGATCGGTACATGGTGATGGCGCCTCCCGATGCCGTCCCACTCATGGCCGACGCCAGAACCGACACGCTCTCGGGAAACGACCAGATCACCTACAAGGGCCAGAAGTATCCCGCCGTCAAGCAGATGACCGACGGGCCAGTCATCGATCCCGCAACGAAGTGGTTCGCCTGGCAGAACTACACCGACTTCGGACCCGCACACGGCAAGGGCGCGATGAGCATCTCAAAGAAGGGACACGATCGCGTCATCGGCAACTTCGCCTTCGCCGACGGGCACGTCGATTCCTTCCGCGACATCAACGGCGACAAGGAGTTCGGGGGCAGGCTGCAAGGCGGCGAGTACACATACCCGGATCTCGAAGGCAGGGTGTTCGGGGGGATTCTCTCCTCGGGCAGATACCGCTGA